One segment of Pyricularia oryzae 70-15 chromosome 3, whole genome shotgun sequence DNA contains the following:
- a CDS encoding vacuolar protein sorting-associated protein 1, producing the protein MAAQTSLSTPGGISDPALITLVNKLQDVFATVGVTNPIDLPQIVVVGSQSSGKSSVLENIVGRDFLPRGSGIVTRRPLVLQLHNRPASQSNGVNEEIAGGTDKHANADEWGEFLHITGQKFYDFNKIRDEITRETEAKVGRNAGISPQPINLRIYSPNVLTLTLVDLPGLTKVPVGDQPRDIEKQIREMVMKYISKPNAIILAVTPANSDLANSDGLKMAREVDPEGQRTIGVLTKVDLMDEGTDVVDILAGRIIPLRLGYVPVVNRGQRDIDNKKPIQAALENEKNFFDNHKAYRNKSSYCGTPYLARKLNLILMMHIKQTLPDIKARISSSLQKYSAELESLGPSILGDSTNIVLKVITDFSGEWKDVLDGNNTEISGQELSGGARISFVFHELYANGIKAVDPFDVVKDQEIRTFIYNSSGPSPALFVGTGAFEQIVKKQIARLEEPSLKCISLVYDELVRILSQLLAKQLYRRYPQLKEKFHQVVVAFFKKAMEPSVKLVKDLVAMEVCYINTGHPDFLNGHRAMAIVNERMNPKPVTQVDPKTGKAISTTPARTASPGVPDSGDGNSGFFGSFFAGKNKKKAAAMEPPPPMLKASGNLSEREAMEVEVIKLLIASYFNIVKRTMIDMVPKAIMLNLVQYTKENMHAELLASMYKNEQLDDLLKESDYTIRRRKECQQMVESLSRAQEIVGQVQ; encoded by the exons ATGGCAGCCCAGACTTCTCTCAGCACGCCGGGAGGCATCTCGGATCCTGCACTGATCAC GCTTGTCAACAAGTTACAAGATGTATTTGCAACAGTCGGAGTGACGAACCCCATCGACTTGCCGCAGATCGTCGTCGTGGGCAGTCAATCAAGCGGAAAGAGTTCGGTGTTGGAAAACATTGTTGGACGAGACTT CCTACCTCGTGGATCAGGTATTGTTACTCGAAGACCGCTCGTTCTCCAGCTTCACAACCGGCCCGCATCCCAGTCGAATGGTGTCAACGAAGAGATCGCAGGAGGGACCGACAAACATGCCAACGCAGACGAGTGGGGAGAGTTCCTCCATATCACTGGCCAAAAGTTTTACGACTTTAACAAGATCAGGGATGAGATCACTAGGGAGACGGAAGCCAAGGTCGGCCGGAACGCTGGCATCTCGCCTCAGCCCATCAACCTACGGATCTACTCGCCAAACGTCCTGACTTTGACGCTTGTCGATCTGCCCGGTCTCACAAAGGTGCCCGTGGGCGACCAGCCGCGGGACATTGAGAAGCAGATTAGGGAGATGGTCATGAAATACATTTCTAAGCCGAATGCTATTATCTTGGCTGTCACCCCTGCAAATAGTGATCTTGCAAACTCGGACGGTCTGAAGATGGCCAGGGAGGTGGACCCGGAAGGACAAAGGACTATTGGTGTTCTCACCAAGGTGGACTTGATGGACGAGGGGACTGATGTCGTTGACATTCTCGCCGGCCGCATCATCCCCTTGCGGCTGGGATACGTCCCAGTGGTCAACCGTGGCCAGCGTGATATCGACAACAAGAAGCCCATTCAAGCTGCTTTGGAGAATGAAAAGAACTTTTTCGACAACCACAAGGCATACCGCAACAAGAGCTCGTACTGCGGTACTCCATATCTCGCGCGCAAGCTCAACCTAATTCTGATGATGCACATCAAGCAGACGCTGCCTGATATCAAGGCACGCATCTCCAGCTCGCTACAGAAGTACAGCGCGGAACTCGAGAGTCTGGGCCCCTCGATCCTTGGGGACAGCACGAATATTGTTCTCAAGGTCATTACAGATTTCAGCGGAGAGTGGAAGGACGTTTTGGACGGTAACAATACGGAGATCTCCGGGCAGGAGCTGTCTGGAGGTGCACGTATCAGTTTTGTGTTCCACGAGCTCTACGCCAATGGTATCAAGGCCGTCGACCCCTTTGATGTGGTCAAGGACCAGGAGATCCGCACGTTCATCTACAACTCGTCGGGTCCGTCGCCTGCGCTCTTTGTTGGAACTGGTGCCTTTGAGCAgatcgtgaagaagcagatTGCTCGGTTGGAGGAGCCCAGTCTTAAGTGCATATCCCTTGTCTATGACGAGCTGGTGCGGATCCTGTCGCAACTGCTTGCCAAGCAGCTGTACAGGCGGTACCCGCAACTGAAGGAGAAGTTCCATCAGGTGGTTGTGGCCTTTTTCAAGAAGGCCATGGAGCCATCAGTGAAGTTAGTCAAGGATCTGGTGGCCATGGAGGTGTGCTACATCAACACTGGCCACCCTGACTTCTTGAACGGTCACCGC GCCATGGCTATTGTAAATGAACGCATGAATCCCAAGCCTGTTACCCAGGTGGACCCCAAGACTGGCAAGGCCATTTCTACCACACCGGCACGGACCGCCAGTCCTGGTGTCCCCGACTCTGGGGACGGTAACAGCGGTTTCTTTGGCAGTTTCTTTGCCGGAAAGAATAAGAAGAAGGCTGCTGCCATggagccgccgccaccgatgCTGAAGGCTTCAGGCAACCTGTCAGAACGCGAGGCTATGGAAGTCGAGGTCATCA AGCTTCTGATTGCTTCATACTTTAACATTGTCAAGAGAACCATGATCGACATGGTACCCAAGGCCATTATGCTGAACCTTGTGCA GTACACGAAAGAAAACATGCACGCGGAACTCCTTGCAAGCATGTACAAGAACGAGCAATTGGATGATTTGCTCAAGGAGAGCGATTACACGATTCGCAGGAGGAAAGAGTGCCAACAAATGGTGGAGTCTTTGTCGCGCGCGCAGGAAATTGTCGGACAGGTGCAGTAA